In Flavobacterium sp., a single window of DNA contains:
- a CDS encoding rubredoxin, with translation MELTRLIVKGGVISPGELREVVNIALEEGLDSISFGSRQDIIFPKGFKSLDKTTLGKHHFVYPDQKSGNNIVSSYVSTDIFRNTNWLTGNRFLYILEEFKEQPKLKVNITDPKQQLVPLFTGHLNFIASEHEDYWYLYIRLPKWEKMEVYPVLIYSWDLAKIYYEIEKISQEELIDIEVLFALVSEALDTNNRTINKPLNIPFYPFPYYEGMNRMGIDQYWLGLYWRNNLYDLDFLKEMCDLCFECKIGKISITPWKSFIIKGIPKDRKLEWEKFLGKRGINVRHSLLELNWHLPVAMEWALNLKTFLVRTLDQFDISTYGLNFGISEYNRDGHYFTSIVIEKNELPKDLESIKIRDTYNVLFAKNFDPNTREYIVHSQDIDKLELPTILIELSRKYFDELGNSTSETTENKQKKEKPQLDIYQCQECLTLYKSEYGDESQGIPKGILFTDLGDNYCCPLCEAPKSNFKILEIPVN, from the coding sequence ATGGAGTTAACAAGATTAATAGTAAAAGGAGGCGTTATTTCGCCGGGAGAACTTAGAGAGGTTGTAAATATCGCTTTAGAAGAAGGTTTGGATTCCATTTCTTTTGGTTCCAGACAGGATATTATTTTTCCTAAAGGTTTTAAATCTTTGGATAAAACCACTTTAGGCAAACATCATTTTGTTTATCCTGATCAGAAAAGCGGTAATAATATTGTTTCATCATATGTCTCAACCGATATTTTCAGAAATACCAATTGGTTAACCGGAAATCGGTTTTTATATATTTTAGAAGAATTTAAAGAACAGCCTAAACTAAAAGTCAATATAACTGATCCGAAACAGCAATTGGTTCCTTTATTTACCGGACATTTGAATTTTATTGCTTCAGAACATGAAGATTATTGGTATTTATATATTCGTTTACCAAAATGGGAAAAAATGGAAGTTTATCCCGTTTTAATCTACAGCTGGGATCTCGCTAAAATTTATTATGAAATCGAAAAAATATCCCAGGAAGAATTAATCGATATTGAAGTCCTTTTTGCTCTCGTTAGTGAAGCTCTGGATACCAATAACCGAACAATCAATAAACCATTAAATATTCCGTTTTATCCTTTTCCGTATTATGAGGGAATGAACAGAATGGGAATCGATCAATACTGGCTGGGATTGTATTGGCGAAATAATCTTTACGATTTAGATTTCCTGAAAGAAATGTGTGATTTGTGTTTTGAATGCAAAATTGGAAAAATCTCAATCACCCCTTGGAAATCTTTCATTATAAAAGGAATTCCGAAAGACAGAAAACTCGAATGGGAAAAATTTCTTGGCAAAAGAGGAATCAACGTTCGACATTCCCTTTTAGAACTCAACTGGCACTTACCTGTTGCAATGGAATGGGCGTTGAATTTAAAAACATTTTTGGTTCGCACACTCGATCAATTCGACATTAGTACGTACGGACTAAATTTCGGAATATCCGAGTACAATCGCGACGGACATTATTTTACTTCGATTGTAATCGAAAAAAATGAACTTCCAAAAGATCTGGAATCAATCAAAATCCGTGATACTTATAATGTGCTATTTGCGAAAAATTTCGATCCAAACACACGCGAGTACATTGTGCATTCGCAAGATATTGACAAGCTTGAACTGCCAACAATTTTAATTGAATTAAGCCGAAAATATTTCGATGAACTTGGAAATTCAACTTCAGAAACTACAGAAAATAAACAGAAAAAAGAAAAACCTCAGTTAGATATTTACCAATGTCAGGAATGTCTAACACTTTATAAATCAGAATATGGAGATGAAAGTCAGGGAATTCCAAAAGGCATTCTTTTTACTGATTTAGGCGACAATTACTGCTGTCCGTTATGTGAAGCTCCAAAAAGCAATTTTAAAATTCTGGAAATTCCTGTAAATTAA